The genomic interval ATACATTCCGGAAACAAAAGGAAAAACTTTAGAGGAAATGGAAAAACTTTGGAAAAAATAACCTTAAAAATTAAATTATAAAACAGGAATAAGCTTCGTTGAAGCTACAGTTTTTAAACGAAGTTTATTATAAGAAATAAACATAAACAATAAAATAGACCAACAATCAGCAGATAATATTAGAGCATTATGTGTTGCCATAGTAGAAAAAGAAAATTCAGGACATCCAGCAGGTCATACGGAAGGTGCAGATTTTATGCACATCTTATATTCAGAATTCTTTAATTTTGACCCTTTGGATATCAAGAAGCTTTAGCAGCAGAAAAAGGAGGTTATTTGGTAAAAGAAGTAGTAAATCCTGATGTAGTATTAATTGCCAATGGTTCTGAAGTAGCAACATTAGTAGCTGCTGCAGAAATTTCAGAAACTGAAAATGGTTTAAAAGTAAATATTGCTTCTGTAATTTCTGAAGGAGTATTTAGGTTACAATCTAAAGAATATCAGCAAAGCGTTATTCCTAAAAACAAACCATTATTCGGCTTAACAGCAGACTTACTAGTAAACTTAGAAGGTTCGGATTAGATCATTTTGGGTATTCTGCACTAGCAAACATCTTAGATGATATTTCTACAGATGGGTTAAATTTAATATCAGAAATGAGATTAATTTATGATAATTACGGATTTAAATCTAAAATTTTGGCAGCATCTGTATGTAATACAATGCATGTTATTAACTGTGCTAAATTAGGTTCTGATGTAATGACAGGACCTTTATCATCTATTACAGGACTGTTAAAACATCCTTTAACAGATAGTGGATTGGCACAATTTTTAGAAGATTATAAGAAGGGGAATTAGTAGTGTTAAGTTGCACTGTTTTTAATGCTATAAAAGCAGTGTAACCTTTTTTATCTTTTTAAATAAAGATTCTTTTGTGGTAAGTTATTCTTTGGCTTTTACAAATTGTATATTTTTCTTTATTTATTATTAATTCACAATCATATCTATTTTTTTTTTGTTTTTGTCATTCTTACTTTCTCTACAATATATAAGTACAAAATTGATCTTGTTATTAATTGTTTCATTCATAATTAAAGTAAATAAGCTACTATTATTAGTAACTAAATTTTTTGAAATTAATTTTCTATTATAAAAGGTTTCAAAAAGTGAGGTATTATGACAGTTTTATCTTTTTTTAATAATTTGATTATCAGATATAATTTATAACCTTAAAATTGATTTTTTTTAAGTCTTATTATTTATAAGAATTAATAATACCTCTATAGACATTAGGATTACAGCTATAGATTTATTTGGGTTTTTTCTTGACTTATTTCTAATAAAGGCAGTTTCACCCTTTAAAATGGGTGATAAGTAGATAAAAGGATGATGTTTTATAGCCTTTGAGTTATAAGTTATGTTCATTATTTAGTATTGTTATTATAATTGTAACCAGTATAATTGGGGTTGAATGTTTTTTTTCAACTCATAGTTTTAAAAAAAAAATCAATTAAAAAACAAATTAGATGATAATCAAAAAAACATTAATGCTTTTAGCGGTGTTACTTATAGTAATATCATGCAATTCAACGAAAGAGAAAGAGACTGTAATACAATTAGATGCATTTAATACAAAAGAGGTATTAGATATCACCACCTTAAAGGCTAAAGAAGTTGCCTCAAAACTGGTGAGTGCAGACAGTTTTCCTAGAAATATAGACAAGGGAAATAAAAATTGGAATTTTGTAGATGTAAAAGATTGGTGTAGTGGTTTTTACCCTGGAGCTTTATGGTTTGCTTATGAATACGCTAAAGATGAAGAAATAAAGAAACAGGCAGAAAGATTTACATTACCTATTAAAGAAATAGCATATACAAAGGCAGATAATCATGATATAGGATTTATGGTGTATTGTAGTTACGGTAATGGTTATAGATTAACGGGTAATGAAGCGTATAAAGAAGTTTTATTGGCAGCTGCAGATACTTTAGCTACTTTATATAACCCTAAAGTTGGTACTATTTTATCTTGGCCAAGTCAAATGCATAAATTCAAATACAATACTATTATAGATAATATGATGAATTTAGAGTTGCTTTTTTGGGCAGCTAAAAATGGAGGGAGTAAAGATTTATATGACATTGCTAAAAGTCATGCAGAAGTAACCATGAAACATATTGTGCGTAAAGACAATGCTGTTTATCATGTTGGTTCTTTTGATGAAAATACAGGAGAATTTTTAAGAGGATACACGCACCAAGGTTATGCAGATGAATCTATGTGGGCAAGAGGACAAACTTGGGGTATTTATGGTTTTTCTATGGCATATAGAGAAACAGGAGAGCAAGCATTTTTAGATACAGCAATTAAATTATCTGATCATTATATGGAACGTTTACCAGAAGATAAAATACCTTATTGGGATTTTGATGATCCAAAAATACCAAATGCACCTAAAGATGCTTCTGCTGCAGGAGTTGCTGCTGCTGGTATGTTAGAGTTGTCTACGTTGGTTAAAGATGAAAAATTAAAAGCAAAGTATTATAATGCAGCAGTGAGTTATATTAAAGAACTTTCTAGCGATAAATATTTAAGTGGAGATACAAACCAAGCTTTATTATTACATTCAACAGGTCATTTACCTCATAAATCAGAAATAGATGTACCAATTGTTTATGCAGATTATTATTATATGGAAGCGTTAGTGCGTTTAAATAAAATGCAAGAAGCTGCTTCTTTAAAAAAATAAATTAAAAAAGGATTTCTGTCTTAAAAACCATTTAAAAATGAAATATTTTCTTCTTTTATTTATCGGATGTATTATGTCTACCAAGGCACAGAATGTCATTTTTGATAATTTAAAAGAAGCCCCAATTAATGGAGGTTTAGAAATGGAAAATTATTGGGTTTGGGGAAGTTCGGTAATAAAAGGAGATGATGGCATTTATCATATGTACGCATCTCGTTGGCCAAAAATGTTACCATTTCACCCAGGTTGGATGATTCAATCTGAAATTGTGCATGCAACTTCTAAAACACCAGAAGGACCTTATCAATTTAAAGATGTTGCTTTAGGAGAAAGAGGTGCACAATATTGGGACGGGAAATCTTGCCACAATCCAAAAATTGTAAAATATAAAGACACCTATATTTTATACTATATGGGATCTACACATCCTTTTGAAGATGTTAATAAAGAAAATTTAAAAGACTTTAAATTAGGTAGTAAATGGAGTGTTGCTGCAAGATGGAGCAAACGCATTGGTATAGCAACTTCTAAAAATCCTTACGGACCTTGGGAGCGAAAAGAAACACCAATTTTAGATGTAAAACCGAATTCGTATTACAGTTATTTAACATCCAATCCATCACCATTAATAAAAAAAGATGGGTCTGTAGTTTTATTATTTAAAGGAAGAAGTTATAAAGAAGATGGAATAGCACAAAGTGATATGAGTATTGGTGTTGCTACAGCACCTCATTTTGATGGTAGATATACTGTTGTTAGTGATGAACCATTATTTTCAATGGAAAAATTTGGAGAAGTTGAAGATCCTCATTTATGGAGTGATGATAAAGGATATCATATGATTGCAAAAGACCAAAGAGGATTATTAACAGGAGGAAAAGGTGATGGTCTTTTAGCACATTCTAAAGACGGAATTAATTGGGTTATTGATGATAAGCCAAAAGCATATACGAAAACGATACAGTGGAATAATGGAAAAATAATTAAACAAGGACAATTAGAACGCCCTTTTGTTTTAGTTCAAGATGGAGAACCAACACATATCTTTTTTGCAACAATGAATGGTCCTGGAGGATTTGGCAACGGAACAAAAACTTGGAATATGGTTATTCCATTAAAGTAGTATTAAAAAGAACAAACTAAAATAACATATAAAATGAACAAAAAAATATTATTATGGTCTATTACCGCAGCTTTAGCTGGGTTTTTATTTGGATTTGATGTAGTTGTTATTTCTGGAGCAGATCAAAAATTGCAAGCTTTATGGGGATCTTCAGATTCTTTTCATGGTTCTGTTGTTATGGGAATGGCGTTATGGGGAACCGTACTTGGAGCTATTTTTGGAGGCATACCTACAAACAAATTTGGAAGAAAAAATACACTTCTAGCAATTGGAGTCTTGTTTGCTGTTTCGGCAATAGGTTCTGCTTTAGCAAACGATCCTTATATATTTGCTTTTGCTCGTTTTATTGGAGGAATTGGAGTAGGAGCTTCAACCATTGCAGCACCAGCTTATATTTCAGAAATTGCACCGGCAAAAGATAGAGGTCGTTTGGTTGCTATGTATCAATTTAATATTGTTTTCGGTATTATGATAGCGTATTTATCGAACTATTTATTAAGTGATATTGGCGAAAATGCTTGGAGATGGATGTTAGGTGTAGAGGCAATTCCTGCTATATTATATATGTTATTTGCGTTAAAATTACCTAAAAGCCCTAGATGGTTATTATCACAAGGAAAAGAAACAGAAGCTAGAGAAATCTTAAAATTTATAGATGAAAATGCAGATGTTGAAAAAGAAATTAGCGATTTTAATTCTCACAATGAAAAAAGTGATAAAACAGAAACCATATTTCTTAAAAAATATAGATTTCCATTAATCTTGGTTTTTTTAATAGCATTTTTTAATCAGTTTTCTGGAATTAATGCCGTTTTATATTATGCGCCACGTATTTTTGAAGCAGCAGGTTTAGAAGAAAGTTCAGCTTTATTAAATAGTATTGGTTTAGGAGTTACCAATCTTGTATTTACATTATTAGGTGTGTTTTTAATTGATAAATTAGGGAGAAAAACCTTAATGTATGTTGGGTCTGCTGCGTATATTATTTCATTAAGTCTTTTATCTGCAGCGTTCTTTTTAGAGTGGACAGGTATGGCAGTTCCTTTGTTCTTATTCTTATTTATTGGTGCACATGCTATTGGGCAAGGAACCGTAATTTGGGTATTTATATCAGAAATTTTCCCGAATCATTTAAGAGCTTCAGGGCAATCTTTTGGTAGTTCTACACACTGGATTTTAGCAGCACTTATTCCATCATTATTTCCTTTTATGTTAAAAGCAATTGGAGGTGGAATGGTATTCTTAGTTTTTGCAGGAATGATGGTTTTACAATTGCTATTTGTAGCTTTTATGATGCCAGAAACAAAAGGAAAAACATTAGAAGAATTAGAGGATATTATTTTAAAGAAATAGTAAAA from Polaribacter sejongensis carries:
- a CDS encoding transketolase-like TK C-terminal-containing protein; the encoded protein is MVKEVVNPDVVLIANGSEVATLVAAAEISETENGLKVNIASVISEGVFRLQSKEYQQSVIPKNKPLFGLTADLLVNLEGSD
- a CDS encoding glycoside hydrolase family 88 protein → MIIKKTLMLLAVLLIVISCNSTKEKETVIQLDAFNTKEVLDITTLKAKEVASKLVSADSFPRNIDKGNKNWNFVDVKDWCSGFYPGALWFAYEYAKDEEIKKQAERFTLPIKEIAYTKADNHDIGFMVYCSYGNGYRLTGNEAYKEVLLAAADTLATLYNPKVGTILSWPSQMHKFKYNTIIDNMMNLELLFWAAKNGGSKDLYDIAKSHAEVTMKHIVRKDNAVYHVGSFDENTGEFLRGYTHQGYADESMWARGQTWGIYGFSMAYRETGEQAFLDTAIKLSDHYMERLPEDKIPYWDFDDPKIPNAPKDASAAGVAAAGMLELSTLVKDEKLKAKYYNAAVSYIKELSSDKYLSGDTNQALLLHSTGHLPHKSEIDVPIVYADYYYMEALVRLNKMQEAASLKK
- a CDS encoding glycoside hydrolase family protein; the protein is MKYFLLLFIGCIMSTKAQNVIFDNLKEAPINGGLEMENYWVWGSSVIKGDDGIYHMYASRWPKMLPFHPGWMIQSEIVHATSKTPEGPYQFKDVALGERGAQYWDGKSCHNPKIVKYKDTYILYYMGSTHPFEDVNKENLKDFKLGSKWSVAARWSKRIGIATSKNPYGPWERKETPILDVKPNSYYSYLTSNPSPLIKKDGSVVLLFKGRSYKEDGIAQSDMSIGVATAPHFDGRYTVVSDEPLFSMEKFGEVEDPHLWSDDKGYHMIAKDQRGLLTGGKGDGLLAHSKDGINWVIDDKPKAYTKTIQWNNGKIIKQGQLERPFVLVQDGEPTHIFFATMNGPGGFGNGTKTWNMVIPLK
- a CDS encoding sugar porter family MFS transporter; amino-acid sequence: MNKKILLWSITAALAGFLFGFDVVVISGADQKLQALWGSSDSFHGSVVMGMALWGTVLGAIFGGIPTNKFGRKNTLLAIGVLFAVSAIGSALANDPYIFAFARFIGGIGVGASTIAAPAYISEIAPAKDRGRLVAMYQFNIVFGIMIAYLSNYLLSDIGENAWRWMLGVEAIPAILYMLFALKLPKSPRWLLSQGKETEAREILKFIDENADVEKEISDFNSHNEKSDKTETIFLKKYRFPLILVFLIAFFNQFSGINAVLYYAPRIFEAAGLEESSALLNSIGLGVTNLVFTLLGVFLIDKLGRKTLMYVGSAAYIISLSLLSAAFFLEWTGMAVPLFLFLFIGAHAIGQGTVIWVFISEIFPNHLRASGQSFGSSTHWILAALIPSLFPFMLKAIGGGMVFLVFAGMMVLQLLFVAFMMPETKGKTLEELEDIILKK